The following proteins are co-located in the Silene latifolia isolate original U9 population chromosome 1, ASM4854445v1, whole genome shotgun sequence genome:
- the LOC141594599 gene encoding 2'-deoxymugineic-acid 2'-dioxygenase-like: MITRDVVGAYVTAVRHIGARVLELLSEGLGLEKEYLAGSLSKDDFLIGNYYPPCPDPSLTLGLSEHTDPSLITILFPGPTPGLQMRKDGQWFDIETLPNAFVVIVGNQLEVVSNGKLKSGVHRAVTNSSEARISIAFFINPTQECIVQPAKTDDGDNPPLFRAFQYKTFFTTFMRKNGDRDGDRDERVLEPFKINY, encoded by the exons ATGATTACAAGGGATGTGGTTGGGGCATATGTTACCGCAGTAAGGCACATAGGAGCAAGGGTGTTGGAGTTATTATCGGAAGGACTTGGTCTCGAAAAAGAATACTTAGCAGGTTCATTAAGTAAAGATGACTTCCTAATTGGTAATTATTATCCACCATGCCCGGATCCAAGTTTGACGTTAGGGCTATCCGAGCATACGGATCCAAGCCTTATTACAATTCTCTTTCCGGGCCCAACTCCTGGACTTCAAATGCGAAAAGATGGACAATGGTTCGACATTGAAACTCTTCCTAATGCTTTTGTTGTTATCGTAGGCAACCAACTTGAG GTTGTTAGCAATGGGAAGCTAAAGAGTGGAGTGCACAGAGCAGTAACAAATTCAAGTGAAGCTCGAATAAGCATAGCCTTTTTTATCAATCCGACACAAGAATGCATTGTCCAGCCAGCAAAAACAGATGATGGCGATAATCCTCCTTTATTTAGGGCCTTCCAATACAAAACGTTTTTCACAACATTCATGCGTAAGAATGGGGATCGTGATGGGGATCGAGATGAGCGAGTGCTTGAGCCTTTTAAGATAAACTACTAG
- the LOC141591706 gene encoding 4-hydroxybenzoate polyprenyltransferase, mitochondrial-like isoform X1, which translates to MSILCRLSRSRCRLASFSVSNLSFHHHHSHPNPNPCPNPIFDHNSAPFLHYFNLGQPYVVRFGQNALFSTTSSVVVKGSNHASGGKDDDNDRKLKKESGKTWVDLYLPQGTQPYAKLARLDKPIGTCLLAWPCMWSITLAAEPGNLPDIKMLALFGCGSFLLRGAGCTINDLLDQDIDVKVERTKLRPIASGLLTPFQGVSFLGLQLLLGLGILLQLNSYSVMLGASSLLLVFSYPLMKRWTFWPQAFLGLTFNWGALLGWSAVRGSLDPLVVLPLYASGVCWTLVYDTIYAHQDKDDDLKVGVKSTALRFGESTKEWLSGFGVACSAGLALSGYNADLGWPYYICLTAASGQLAWQIYIVDLSNRADCNRMFVSNKWFGALVFSGILLGRLAT; encoded by the exons ATGTCAATCTTGTGCCGTCTCTCCCGCTCTAGGTGCAGACTTGCCTCCTTTTCAGTTTCCAACCTTTCTTTTCACCACCACCACTCACATCCTAACCCTAACCCTTGCCCTAACCCTATCTTTGATCACAATTCCGCACCTTTCTTACACTATTTCAACCTTGGGCAACCCTATGTTGTCAGATTTGGTCAAAATGCCCTCTTCTCAACAACCTCTTCTGTCGTGGTCAAAGGATCAAATCATGCAAGCGGTGGCAAAGATGACGACAATGATAGAAAGTTGAAAAAAGAGTCTGGTAAAACATGGGTTGACTTGTACCTACCTCAGGGAACTCAACCCTATGCGAAGCTTGCTAGGCTGGACAAACCCATTGGTACATGCTTACTTGCTTGGCCATGTATGTG GTCAATTACCTTGGCTGCAGAGCCAGGAAACCTTCCTGATATCAAGATGCTGGCTTTATTTGGTTGCGGGTCTTTCCTTCTGCGAGGAGCTGGATGTACTATTAATGATCTTCTCGATCAAGATATTGATGTAAAG GTTGAACGTACTAAGCTAAGACCAATTGCAAGTGGTCTCTTGACTCCTTTTCAAGGAGTTTCCTTTCTCGGGCTGCAACTTCTATTAGGTCTTGGTATCCTCCTTCAGCTGAACAGTTACAG TGTCATGTTGGGGGCTTCGTCCTTGCTTCTGGTCTTCTCATATCCCCTTATGAAGAGATGGACATTTTGG CCTCAGGCATTTCTTGGCTTAACCTTCAACTGGGGAGCATTATTGGGATGGTCAGCTGTCAGAGGAAGTTTAGATCCTCTCGTTGTCCTCCCATTGTATGCATCTGGTGTATGTTGGACTTTGGTCTATGATACTATTTATGCACATCAG GATAAAGATGACGATTTAAAAGTGGGTGTGAAATCTACAGCGTTAAGGTTCGGGGAGTCAACGAAGGAATGGCTCTCTGGGTTTGGCGTCGCATGCAGTGCAGGGCTTGCCCTCAGTGGGTACAATGCAGATTTGG GGTGGCCGTATTACATATGCTTGACTGCTGCTTCAGGCCAGCTGGCATGGCAGATTTATATAGTGGATTTGTCAAACAGAGCTGACTGCAATAGGAT GTTTGTGTCAAATAAGTGGTTTGGTGCCCTCGTCTTTAGTGGAATTTTGCTTGGTAGATTGGCCACATAA
- the LOC141591706 gene encoding 4-hydroxybenzoate polyprenyltransferase, mitochondrial-like isoform X2, whose translation MRSLLGWTNPLVHAYLLGHVCEPGNLPDIKMLALFGCGSFLLRGAGCTINDLLDQDIDVKVERTKLRPIASGLLTPFQGVSFLGLQLLLGLGILLQLNSYSVMLGASSLLLVFSYPLMKRWTFWPQAFLGLTFNWGALLGWSAVRGSLDPLVVLPLYASGVCWTLVYDTIYAHQDKDDDLKVGVKSTALRFGESTKEWLSGFGVACSAGLALSGYNADLGWPYYICLTAASGQLAWQIYIVDLSNRADCNRMFVSNKWFGALVFSGILLGRLAT comes from the exons ATGCGAAGCTTGCTAGGCTGGACAAACCCATTGGTACATGCTTACTTGCTTGGCCATGTATGTG AGCCAGGAAACCTTCCTGATATCAAGATGCTGGCTTTATTTGGTTGCGGGTCTTTCCTTCTGCGAGGAGCTGGATGTACTATTAATGATCTTCTCGATCAAGATATTGATGTAAAG GTTGAACGTACTAAGCTAAGACCAATTGCAAGTGGTCTCTTGACTCCTTTTCAAGGAGTTTCCTTTCTCGGGCTGCAACTTCTATTAGGTCTTGGTATCCTCCTTCAGCTGAACAGTTACAG TGTCATGTTGGGGGCTTCGTCCTTGCTTCTGGTCTTCTCATATCCCCTTATGAAGAGATGGACATTTTGG CCTCAGGCATTTCTTGGCTTAACCTTCAACTGGGGAGCATTATTGGGATGGTCAGCTGTCAGAGGAAGTTTAGATCCTCTCGTTGTCCTCCCATTGTATGCATCTGGTGTATGTTGGACTTTGGTCTATGATACTATTTATGCACATCAG GATAAAGATGACGATTTAAAAGTGGGTGTGAAATCTACAGCGTTAAGGTTCGGGGAGTCAACGAAGGAATGGCTCTCTGGGTTTGGCGTCGCATGCAGTGCAGGGCTTGCCCTCAGTGGGTACAATGCAGATTTGG GGTGGCCGTATTACATATGCTTGACTGCTGCTTCAGGCCAGCTGGCATGGCAGATTTATATAGTGGATTTGTCAAACAGAGCTGACTGCAATAGGAT GTTTGTGTCAAATAAGTGGTTTGGTGCCCTCGTCTTTAGTGGAATTTTGCTTGGTAGATTGGCCACATAA